Genomic DNA from Candidatus Koribacter versatilis Ellin345:
CCCGAGTTGATTTCCGGCGAGTAGTAATCGTCAACGTTGTCGGCATTTTTGCTCGGTCCGGAAACCGAAGCGTAAACCGGATGCTTGTCTGACCACGCGGTGTATCCACCCGACGCGTGGATCACGCCGAAGATCGTGTTGGTACGAACGAAATTCCAAGGCAGCACCGGCGAGCAGCCGTGGTACGGATCGCGTGGAAGACGTTCAAGTTTGATCGAATAGATACCGCCATCCATCAAGCTATATGGGCCGCCGCCGTTGAGTTTGGTCTGGTCAACATCGACGCCCTCTTCGTACTCGGTGGTCGTGCCATTCGCAACGTTCGGGGTGCAGGTGCCTGCGAAGACGCCGTTGCCGGTATCCAGTGAAGGAGGAGCAAGAACGCGATCGTACGCAACGTCATAGTAAGCGCCAACTGTCTTCGGACTGCCGCCGCTGACAAGGGCCATTAACCCAGGGAAGGAATCCGAAGGTCGCGAGGTCGAGGTGCGCGTGTAGTTGATACCAGTCTTGCCAAGTGCGGCGAGGCTCGGACAATAGCCTCCTGCAACGCAATTCTCGAAATCTACGGCGTGCATGCCGTCGATGCTGATCAAGAGAACGCGGCGAATGTGTTCGCGTTCGTTGAGATGGTTCTGTGCAAAAGAGTGCGGCGCGAGCGCGGCCGCGAGAGACAGACCGATTGCTGCAGCTTTGATTCGTGTGAACACAGTGTCTCCTCGAGGTGGGGATTGAAACGTGTTGTGCCGTTCGGAACAGCCAGGGACAAACGCAGACGAATGTATTGGGGGACGGGGGCCCGATGGTAAACGCCACGTCAAAATCGGATTACGAAGCCTTCAGGTTGAGGAAATCTGAGCGCACGTCGACACGAACCGGCGAGGCAAACTGCCACCTTTGCGGAATGCATTCAAAAAAAATAGGGCGCCGGAGGTCCGACGCCCAAAGAATGCTGGTAAGGACGGATGCTCGAGGATGGCGAGTTACACGAATCCTTTCCAATCAAATGAAACAAACAACAGGAGTCCGAAAGAGATTGAATGTACCAGTTCCGACACGCCGAGGCGTATGAGCGCCAGCGGGGCCGGTTTCTGGAAGAAGAACCAAACACCACGAAGGAGAACAGGGAAAAAAGCAATCAATACGAACTTCGGCAGCACGCCAACCGAGCAGGCGCCGAAGATCGCCGAGAACATCACAACCTGGCCGAAGAAAAATCCAAGCCCGCGCGAGAGACGATTCACAAAGCCCTTCGCGCGTGAGTGGTGAAGCGTGAGTTGCACGTAGTGGATCTGGTCGCCGGCGAAAATCCAGTTGGCGAGCCAGAGTGCGAAAGCCCGTTCATCGAAGCGGCCAGTGACCACGTAATACGCAGCAGCAGCCGAAGAACTCAATCCGAAGGCGCCTATGATTTGCGCGGCCATACGGTATTTGCGTGAGATCGAACGAGCGAGTGTCTGAAGGCCGAATGCAGCCAAAGCGACCGCACCGATTGCGATCAGCCCCAGGTTCTTACCGCCCCACAGAAGCGTCGTTAGTGCGAGAGCAGCAACGGTTGCGATGCCGAGCGAGTATCTGAGTGCCAGGGTACGTTCTGCAGGTGATTGTGCACGCATCGGCGAGGTGCCCATCAGGCTCTCGACCGGTGTTCGCATCCAGAAAAGTGCAAGCGAGAGTGTCAGCAACAGTCCAAAAGCGCTGACATTCATGCCGTACAAAAAACCGACGGCCGCACCGGATGCCAGCGGCACGAGCAGCATGCCCCAGGCGCCATGTTCGCGCGGAATGATGAGGGCTTTGCGGCGGGCTGAGGGAATTAAATCGAGACTGGTAGCCATTTCTGCCATCGGTCGCCTACTTCCCTACCGTGACCAGAGTCTTAGGCGTGTACACGCAGAATGGCTCTTCGCTCATGTAGTTGCCAGTGGCAGCGAAAGCGCGCGCACGGCAGCC
This window encodes:
- a CDS encoding YwiC-like family protein, whose product is MAEMATSLDLIPSARRKALIIPREHGAWGMLLVPLASGAAVGFLYGMNVSAFGLLLTLSLALFWMRTPVESLMGTSPMRAQSPAERTLALRYSLGIATVAALALTTLLWGGKNLGLIAIGAVALAAFGLQTLARSISRKYRMAAQIIGAFGLSSSAAAAYYVVTGRFDERAFALWLANWIFAGDQIHYVQLTLHHSRAKGFVNRLSRGLGFFFGQVVMFSAIFGACSVGVLPKFVLIAFFPVLLRGVWFFFQKPAPLALIRLGVSELVHSISFGLLLFVSFDWKGFV